One part of the Ornithorhynchus anatinus isolate Pmale09 chromosome 21, mOrnAna1.pri.v4, whole genome shotgun sequence genome encodes these proteins:
- the TRMT2A gene encoding tRNA (uracil-5-)-methyltransferase homolog A isoform X1: MGGARAPTWRQFGLDGGSLERMEEGDGEDSGFSPPEAGAALPPQSEDPQPDGGGEGRERALAGSEYAYIKEDLFTSEIFKVSIQNLPQYVGFSDMKRFLARHGLSPHKTKLFRRQTFAFVTFKSEEERDRAMKVLHGARWKGRCLSVQLAKPKADPLVKKRQGKQKEGGTPGREMAGAVTPLWEMPYEDQLATKRQECEQILQKLSREIWKTNVALLTWPLVRKFNKVCCPLEEVKASPLQTGYRNKCEFLVGPGPDGEDKTVGCRLSKYKGGRCTVVEPSEAVHISADTKRVVRAFQDFIRASPYSAYSPETYEGHWRQLTVRTSTNGDIMAIAYFNPQKLTNEDMAELKASLSHYFMEGAGRASAVTSLYFVEERHRKSPNAEEQQSLEHLAGQRHIHEQLLGLKFRISPNAFFQVNTAATEVLYTAIRDWAQLDGDGTALDVCCGTGTISLALAQTAKKVVGIEMCQEAVEDAQTNARLNELHNVQFHCGKAEDLLPSLMGSLAGQKLTAIVDPPRAGLHSRVIVALRRAEYLKKLLYVSCNPRAAMTNFIDLCRPPSNRMRGTPFRPVRALAVDLFPQTPHCEMVILFERGGLDPGDQAPPPESPATSPPQPPTAASS, from the exons atggggggcgcgcgcgcgcccacGTGGCGGCAGTTTGGCCTCGACGGAGG GTCcctggagaggatggaggagggggatggtgaggaCAGTGGCTTCTCTCCCCCCGAGGCGGGGGCGGCCCTTCCCCCGCAGAGTGAGGACCCCCagccagatggaggaggagaaggcagggagcGGGCCCTGGCCGGCTCCGAGTACGCGTACATCAAGGAGGACCTGTTCACGTCCGAGATCTTCAAGGTGTCGATCCAGAACCTGCCCCAGTACGTGGGCTTCAGCGACATGAAGAGGTTCCTGGCCAGGCACGGCCTCAGCCCGCACAAGACCAAACTGTTCCGCAGGCAGACCTTCGCCTTCGTCACCTTCAAgagcgaggaggagagggaccgGGCCATGAAGGTGCTGCACGGGGCCCGCTGGAAGGGCCGCTGCCTCAGCGTCCAGCTGGCCAAGCCCAAAGCCGACCCCCTCGTCAAGAAGCGTCAGGGCAAACAGAAGGAgggggggaccccgggccgggAGATGGCGGGCGCCGTGACCCCGCTGTGGGAGATGCCCTACGAGGACCAGCTGGCGACCAAGAGGCAGGAGTGCGAGCAGATCCTGCAGAAGCTGAGCAG GGAGATCTGGAAAACCAACGTCGCGCTCCTGACTTGGCCGTTGGTGCGGAAGTTTAACAAGGTGTGCTGCCCGCTGGAGGAGGTGAAGGCGTCCCCGCTGCAG ACGGGATACCGCAACAAATGCGAGTTCCTGGTGGGCCCCGGGCCCGACGGAGAGGACAAGACCGTGGGCTGCCGTCTCAGCAAGTACAAGGGGGGCCGGTGCACGGTAGTGGAGCCCTCCGAGGCCGTCCACATCTCCGCCGACACCAAGAGGGTCGTCCGGGCCTTCCAGGACTTCATCCG GGCCAGTCCGTACTCGGCGTACAGCCCGGAGACGTACGAGGGCCACTGGAGGCAGCTGACCGTACGCACCAGCACCAACGGGGACATCATGGCCATCGCCTACTTCAACCCCCAG AAATTGACTAATGAAGACATGGCGGAGCTGAAGGCCTCGCTGAGCCACTACTTCATGGAGGGGGCCGGTCGGGCCAGCGCCGTCACCTCGCTCTACTTCGTGGAGGAAAGACACAG gaagtccccGAACGCCGAGGAGCAGCAGTCGCTGGAGCACCTGGCCGGCCAGAGGCACATCCACGAACAGCTGCTGGGCCTCAAGTTCCGCATCTCCCCCAATGCCTTCTTTCAG GTCAACACGGCGGCCACAGAGGTGCTGTACACGGCCATCCGGGACTGGGCCCAGCTCGACGGCGACGGGACCGCGCTGGACGTCTGCTGCGGGACCGGCACCATCAGCCTCGCCCTGGCTCAG acaGCCAAAAAGGTGGTGGGCATCGAGATGTGCCAAGAGGCTGTGGAGGACGCCCAGACCAATGCCCGACTTAACG AGCTGCACAACGTCCAGTTCCACTGCGGAAAGGCCGAGGACCTGCTCCCCTCGCTGATGGGCTCCCTGGCCGGCCAGAAGCTGACGGCCATCGTGGATCCGCCCCGAGCCGGCCTGC ATTCCAGGGTGATCGTGGCCCTGCGCCGGGCCGAGTACCTCAAGAAGCTTCTGTACGTCTCTTGCAACCCCCGCGCCGCCATGACCAACTTCATCGA CCTGTGCCGGCCCCCGTCCAACCGCATGCGGGGGACCCCCTTCCGGCCCGTGCGCGCCTTGGCCGTGGACCTGTTCCCGCAAACTCCACACTGCGAGATGGTCATCCTGTTTGAGAGGGGGGGCCTGGACCCCGGGGACCAGGCCCCGCCTCCAGAATCTCCAGCCAcgtccccgccccaacccccgaCCGCCGCCTCCTCCTGA
- the DGCR8 gene encoding microprocessor complex subunit DGCR8, producing GDPVAEPPPPPPSPPPPPPGTQPPPPPLQTSSDAEVMDVGSGGAGQSDPPAGPPPGRASPPSRRRPRPPADPSPRTARHAPAAPRFAPDPKALKDVKISVSFTESCKSKDRTVLYTGPERGAEAGGPTGGGGGGAGAGGHGAAPKEEETEADQEKRVEYAVLDELEDFTDNLEADEEGGGFASKAIVQRDKGDEDALNFSYEEDFDNDVDALLEEGLQAPKKRRLEEKFGGESDHGSDGETSVQPMMTKIKTVLKSRGRPPTEPLPDGWIMTFHNSGIPVYLHRESRVVTWSRPYFLGTGSIRKHDPPLSSIPCLHYKRMKDNEEREQSNDITPNEEVSPVKPADRPREPDCRPEEPDCRAEEPDSTAADPGPLDERDPGSGEAAQGALGQVKAKVEVCKDESVDLEDFRSYLEKRFDFEQVTVKKFRTWAERRQFNREMKRKQAESERPILPANQKLITLSVQDAPTKKEFVINPNGKSEVCILHEYMQRVLKVRPVYNFFECENPSEPFGASVIIDGVTYGAGTASSKKLAKNKAARATLEILIPDFVKQTSEEKPKDSEELEYFNHISIEDSRVYELTSKAGLLSPYQILHECLKRNHGMGDTSIKFEVIPGKNQKSEYVMTCGKHSVRGWCKNKRVGKQLASQKILQLLHPHVKNWGSLLRMYGRENSKMVKQETADKSVIELQQYAKKNKPNLHILNKLQEEMKKLAEEREETRKKPKMSVVESAQPGSEPLCTVDV from the exons GGGGACCCGGTGgcggagcccccgcccccgcccccgtccccgcccccgcccccacctggcACGCAGCCTCCACCACCTCCCCTGCAAACGTCCAGTGACGCAGAGGTAATGGACGTTGGCTCTGGCGGTGCTGGACAGTCGgacccccccgccgggcccccgcccggccgggcctcccccccgagtcgccgccgcccccgcccccccgcggacCCGAGCCCCCGGACGGCCCGGCACGCCCCCGCCGCTCCCAGATTCGCCCCCGACCCGAAGGCGCTCAAGGACGTCAAGATTAGCGTCAGCTTTACCGAGAGCTGCAAGAGCAAGGACAGGACCGTCCTGTACACGGGCCCCGAGCGGGGCGCTGAGGCCGGGGGACccaccggggggggcgggggtggggcgggagccggggggcaCGGGGCCGCCCCcaaggaggaggaaaccgaggcggatcaggagaagagagtggagtacGCGGTTCTGGATGAACTGGAAGACTTCACCGACAACTTGGAAGCGGACGAAGAAGGAGGAGGGTTCGCCTCCAAGGCCATCGTGCAGAGGGACAAGGGGGACGAGGACGCCTTGAATTTCTCCTACGAG GAGGACTTCGACAACGACGTGGATGCGCTGCTGGAGGAGGGGCTCCAGGCCCCCAAGAAGAGGCGGTTGGAGGAGAAGTTCGGCGGGGAAAGTGACCACGGGTCCGACGGGGAGACCAGCGTCCAGCCCATGATGACCAAGATCAAAACGGTCCTGAAAA GTCGCGGCCGGCCCCCGACCGAACCGCTGCCCGACGGATGGATCATGACGTTCCACAACTCTGGGATCCCCGTCTACCTGCACCGAGAGTCCAGGGTGGTCACCTGGTCCAGACCCTACTTCCTGGGGACCGGGAGCATCAGG AAGCACGACCCGCCGCTCAGCAGCATCCCGTGCCTGCACTACAAGAGGATGAAGGACAATGAAGAGCGGGAGCAGAGCAACGACATCACCCCCAACGAGGAGGTGTCCCCCGTGAAGCCCGCCGACCGGCCCCGCGAGCCCGACTGCCGGCCCGAGGAGCCCGACTGCCGGGCCGAGGAGCCCGACTCCAcggccgccgaccccggcccgctCGACGAGCGGGACCCCGGGAGCGGAGAGGCGGCGCAGGGAGCCTTGGGCCAGGTCAAGGCCAAAGTGGAAGTGTGTAAAGATGAATCCGTCG ACCTGGAGGATTTCCGCAGCTACCTGGAGAAACGCTTTGACTTCGAGCAAGTGACGGTGAAGAAGTTCCGGACCTGGGCGGAGAGGAGGCAGTTCAACCGGGAGATGAAGCGCAAGCAGGCGGAGTCGGAAAGGCCCATCCTGCCGGCCAACCAGAAGCTGATCACGCTGTCGGTGCAGGACGCCCCCACCAAGAAAG AGTTTGTCATCAACCCAAATGGCAAGTCTGAAGTTTGCATTCTGCATGAATACATGCAGCGAGTCCTAAAGGTTCGCCCTGTTTACAATTTCTTTGAATGTG AGAACCCAAGTGAGCCCTTTGGCGCCTCAGTCATCATCGACGGCGTCACGTACGGCGCGGGGACCGCCAGCAGCAAAAAGCTGGCAAAGAATAAAGCCG CGCGCGCCACCCTGGAGATTCTCATCCCCGACTTCGTCAAGCAGACCTCTGAGGAAAAGCCCAAAGACAGCGAAGAGCTGGAG TATTTCAACCACATCAGTATTGAGGACTCGCGGGTGTATGAGCTGACCAGCAAGGCTGGGCTGTTGTCTCCGTACCAGATTCTCCATGAGTGCCTTAAACG AAACCACGGAATGGGAGACACGTCTATCAAGTTCGAAGTGATCCCCGGGAAAAACCAGAAGAGCGAGTACGTCATGACGTGCGGCAAACACTCGGTCCGCGGCTGGT GTAAGAATAAACGAGTGGGGAAGCAGCTGGCCTCCCAGAAGATCCTGCAGCTCCTGCACCCGCACGTGAAGAACTGGGGCTCGCTGCTGCGCATGTACGGCCGTGAGAACAGCAAGATGGTCAAGCAG GAGACGGCCGACAAGAGCGTGATCGAACTGCAGCAGTACGCCAAAAAGAATAAGCCGAACCTCCACATCCTGAACAAGCTGCAGGAAGAGATGAAGAAGctggcagaagagagg GAGGAGACCCGGAAGAAGCCCAAGATGAGCGTCGTGGAGTCAGCCCAGCCGGGCAGCGAGCCCCTGTGTACCGTGGACGTGTGA
- the TRMT2A gene encoding tRNA (uracil-5-)-methyltransferase homolog A isoform X2: MEEGDGEDSGFSPPEAGAALPPQSEDPQPDGGGEGRERALAGSEYAYIKEDLFTSEIFKVSIQNLPQYVGFSDMKRFLARHGLSPHKTKLFRRQTFAFVTFKSEEERDRAMKVLHGARWKGRCLSVQLAKPKADPLVKKRQGKQKEGGTPGREMAGAVTPLWEMPYEDQLATKRQECEQILQKLSREIWKTNVALLTWPLVRKFNKVCCPLEEVKASPLQTGYRNKCEFLVGPGPDGEDKTVGCRLSKYKGGRCTVVEPSEAVHISADTKRVVRAFQDFIRASPYSAYSPETYEGHWRQLTVRTSTNGDIMAIAYFNPQKLTNEDMAELKASLSHYFMEGAGRASAVTSLYFVEERHRKSPNAEEQQSLEHLAGQRHIHEQLLGLKFRISPNAFFQVNTAATEVLYTAIRDWAQLDGDGTALDVCCGTGTISLALAQTAKKVVGIEMCQEAVEDAQTNARLNELHNVQFHCGKAEDLLPSLMGSLAGQKLTAIVDPPRAGLHSRVIVALRRAEYLKKLLYVSCNPRAAMTNFIDLCRPPSNRMRGTPFRPVRALAVDLFPQTPHCEMVILFERGGLDPGDQAPPPESPATSPPQPPTAASS; encoded by the exons atggaggagggggatggtgaggaCAGTGGCTTCTCTCCCCCCGAGGCGGGGGCGGCCCTTCCCCCGCAGAGTGAGGACCCCCagccagatggaggaggagaaggcagggagcGGGCCCTGGCCGGCTCCGAGTACGCGTACATCAAGGAGGACCTGTTCACGTCCGAGATCTTCAAGGTGTCGATCCAGAACCTGCCCCAGTACGTGGGCTTCAGCGACATGAAGAGGTTCCTGGCCAGGCACGGCCTCAGCCCGCACAAGACCAAACTGTTCCGCAGGCAGACCTTCGCCTTCGTCACCTTCAAgagcgaggaggagagggaccgGGCCATGAAGGTGCTGCACGGGGCCCGCTGGAAGGGCCGCTGCCTCAGCGTCCAGCTGGCCAAGCCCAAAGCCGACCCCCTCGTCAAGAAGCGTCAGGGCAAACAGAAGGAgggggggaccccgggccgggAGATGGCGGGCGCCGTGACCCCGCTGTGGGAGATGCCCTACGAGGACCAGCTGGCGACCAAGAGGCAGGAGTGCGAGCAGATCCTGCAGAAGCTGAGCAG GGAGATCTGGAAAACCAACGTCGCGCTCCTGACTTGGCCGTTGGTGCGGAAGTTTAACAAGGTGTGCTGCCCGCTGGAGGAGGTGAAGGCGTCCCCGCTGCAG ACGGGATACCGCAACAAATGCGAGTTCCTGGTGGGCCCCGGGCCCGACGGAGAGGACAAGACCGTGGGCTGCCGTCTCAGCAAGTACAAGGGGGGCCGGTGCACGGTAGTGGAGCCCTCCGAGGCCGTCCACATCTCCGCCGACACCAAGAGGGTCGTCCGGGCCTTCCAGGACTTCATCCG GGCCAGTCCGTACTCGGCGTACAGCCCGGAGACGTACGAGGGCCACTGGAGGCAGCTGACCGTACGCACCAGCACCAACGGGGACATCATGGCCATCGCCTACTTCAACCCCCAG AAATTGACTAATGAAGACATGGCGGAGCTGAAGGCCTCGCTGAGCCACTACTTCATGGAGGGGGCCGGTCGGGCCAGCGCCGTCACCTCGCTCTACTTCGTGGAGGAAAGACACAG gaagtccccGAACGCCGAGGAGCAGCAGTCGCTGGAGCACCTGGCCGGCCAGAGGCACATCCACGAACAGCTGCTGGGCCTCAAGTTCCGCATCTCCCCCAATGCCTTCTTTCAG GTCAACACGGCGGCCACAGAGGTGCTGTACACGGCCATCCGGGACTGGGCCCAGCTCGACGGCGACGGGACCGCGCTGGACGTCTGCTGCGGGACCGGCACCATCAGCCTCGCCCTGGCTCAG acaGCCAAAAAGGTGGTGGGCATCGAGATGTGCCAAGAGGCTGTGGAGGACGCCCAGACCAATGCCCGACTTAACG AGCTGCACAACGTCCAGTTCCACTGCGGAAAGGCCGAGGACCTGCTCCCCTCGCTGATGGGCTCCCTGGCCGGCCAGAAGCTGACGGCCATCGTGGATCCGCCCCGAGCCGGCCTGC ATTCCAGGGTGATCGTGGCCCTGCGCCGGGCCGAGTACCTCAAGAAGCTTCTGTACGTCTCTTGCAACCCCCGCGCCGCCATGACCAACTTCATCGA CCTGTGCCGGCCCCCGTCCAACCGCATGCGGGGGACCCCCTTCCGGCCCGTGCGCGCCTTGGCCGTGGACCTGTTCCCGCAAACTCCACACTGCGAGATGGTCATCCTGTTTGAGAGGGGGGGCCTGGACCCCGGGGACCAGGCCCCGCCTCCAGAATCTCCAGCCAcgtccccgccccaacccccgaCCGCCGCCTCCTCCTGA